From the Nodularia sp. NIES-3585 genome, one window contains:
- the pruA gene encoding L-glutamate gamma-semialdehyde dehydrogenase yields MVLQVQASTYEAKTQEVAKQLLSATQENRSFLGSLRDQMRWDDKLLAWAMSNPGLRVQLFRFIDTLPALQNKSEIAAHLQEYLGEESVELPSALKGMLNFANPDSMPGQVAATTVSTAVETLAHKYISGENIKQVIKTVERLRKEKMAFTIDLLGEAVITEAEAQSYLERYLELMQQLVEASKNWAVIPAIDQADGEALPQVQVSVKLTAFYSQFDPLDAQGSEEKVSDRIRILLRRAQELGASVHFDMEQYAYKDLTLNILQKLLLEDEFRQRTDIGVTIQAYLRDSEEDAKNLISWLKRRGFPLTVRLVKGAYWDQETIKAEQKHWKQPVYNDKAATDANFETITQLLLENYQYVYAAIGSHNVRSQARAIAIAQSLNVPRRHFEMQVLYGMGDKLAKALVDQGYRVRVYCPYGELLPGMAYLIRRLLENTANSSFLRQNLENRPIEELLAPPIPASPSLAGGNEGGFLGAADTDYAEEEATMKSAKAFASVRQQLGRTYLPLVNGEYVNTAEFVDSLNPSNFSEVIGKVGLMSVEQAEEAMRAAKAAFPGWKKTPVQQRAGVLRKAADLMEARRAELAAWIVLEVGKPVKEADGEVSEAIDFCRYYADEMERLDAGVNYDVAGETNRYIYQARGIAVVISPWNFPLAIACGMTVAALVAGNCTLLKPAETSSVITAKLTEILIEAGIPKGVFQYVPGKGSQVGAYLVNHADTHIIAFTGSQEVGCRIYAEAATLKPGQKHMKRVIAEMGGKNAIIVDESADLDQAVVGVVQSAFGYSGQKCSACSRVIVLQPIYDAFVRRLVEATKSLNIGEAELPSTQVGPVIDARARDRILEYIEKGKTEAQVAVELTAPAQGYYIGPVIFSEVAPDATIAQQEIFGPVLAVTRVKDFAEALAVANGTNYALTGGLYSRTPSHIQQAQTDFEVGNVYINRNITGAIVARQPFGGYKLSGVGSKAGGPDYLLQFLEPRTVTENIQRQGFAPIEGAE; encoded by the coding sequence GTGGTATTACAAGTACAAGCCAGCACATATGAAGCTAAAACTCAAGAAGTTGCTAAACAGCTGCTCTCAGCCACCCAAGAAAATCGTTCGTTTTTAGGTTCCTTACGCGATCAGATGCGCTGGGATGATAAGTTACTCGCTTGGGCGATGAGTAATCCTGGTTTACGTGTGCAACTATTTCGGTTTATTGATACACTACCTGCTTTACAAAATAAGTCGGAAATTGCCGCACATTTACAAGAATATTTAGGCGAAGAGTCTGTAGAGTTACCCTCAGCTTTAAAGGGGATGCTCAACTTTGCTAATCCTGATTCTATGCCAGGACAAGTGGCGGCGACTACTGTTTCTACAGCCGTGGAAACTTTGGCGCATAAATATATTTCTGGGGAAAACATTAAACAAGTCATTAAAACAGTTGAACGACTGCGAAAAGAGAAAATGGCTTTCACTATTGACTTACTTGGTGAAGCGGTAATTACTGAGGCGGAAGCGCAGTCTTATTTAGAACGCTATCTAGAATTAATGCAGCAATTGGTGGAAGCGTCGAAGAATTGGGCGGTAATTCCAGCTATTGATCAAGCTGATGGCGAAGCTTTACCACAAGTTCAGGTTTCTGTGAAGTTAACGGCGTTTTATTCCCAGTTTGATCCATTAGATGCTCAGGGTAGTGAGGAGAAAGTTAGCGATCGCATCCGGATTTTATTACGTCGGGCGCAGGAATTAGGCGCATCTGTGCATTTTGATATGGAACAGTACGCTTACAAAGATTTAACTCTGAATATTCTCCAAAAGCTGTTGCTCGAAGATGAGTTTAGACAACGTACAGATATTGGGGTGACTATCCAAGCATATCTGCGTGATAGCGAAGAGGATGCCAAAAACCTGATTTCTTGGTTGAAACGGCGCGGTTTTCCCCTGACAGTCCGGTTGGTGAAGGGCGCATATTGGGATCAGGAAACGATTAAGGCGGAACAAAAGCACTGGAAACAGCCAGTTTATAACGATAAGGCGGCTACGGATGCCAATTTTGAAACTATTACTCAGTTGTTGTTAGAAAATTACCAATATGTGTATGCTGCTATTGGTAGTCATAATGTGCGATCGCAAGCTCGTGCAATTGCGATCGCACAAAGTTTAAATGTCCCTCGTCGTCACTTTGAAATGCAAGTGTTGTATGGGATGGGGGATAAGTTGGCGAAGGCTTTGGTCGATCAGGGTTATCGAGTTAGAGTTTATTGTCCTTACGGTGAGTTGTTACCGGGGATGGCTTATTTAATTCGGCGGTTGTTGGAAAATACGGCTAATAGTTCGTTTTTACGGCAAAATTTGGAGAATCGACCAATTGAGGAATTACTCGCGCCACCAATTCCAGCCTCCCCCTCGCTTGCGGGGGGGAATGAGGGGGGGTTTCTCGGTGCGGCGGATACAGATTATGCAGAGGAGGAAGCCACTATGAAGTCTGCTAAAGCTTTTGCATCGGTTCGTCAACAATTGGGTAGGACTTATTTACCTTTGGTGAATGGGGAGTATGTGAATACTGCGGAGTTTGTTGATTCGCTGAATCCTTCTAATTTTAGTGAGGTGATTGGTAAGGTTGGTTTAATGAGTGTGGAACAGGCGGAAGAGGCTATGCGGGCGGCTAAGGCGGCTTTTCCTGGTTGGAAGAAAACTCCTGTACAGCAAAGGGCTGGGGTTCTCAGAAAGGCTGCTGATTTGATGGAAGCACGTCGGGCTGAACTTGCGGCTTGGATTGTTTTGGAGGTGGGTAAACCTGTTAAGGAAGCAGATGGGGAGGTTTCTGAGGCGATAGATTTTTGTCGCTACTATGCTGATGAAATGGAACGCCTGGATGCAGGTGTAAACTATGACGTAGCTGGGGAAACGAATCGTTATATTTACCAAGCTAGGGGAATCGCTGTGGTGATTTCTCCTTGGAATTTTCCTTTAGCGATCGCCTGCGGAATGACAGTCGCAGCTTTGGTTGCCGGGAATTGTACTTTGCTCAAACCTGCGGAAACATCTTCTGTAATTACTGCTAAACTTACAGAAATCTTGATTGAGGCGGGAATACCTAAAGGTGTTTTTCAATACGTCCCTGGCAAGGGTTCCCAAGTTGGGGCTTACTTGGTAAATCATGCTGATACTCACATTATTGCTTTTACTGGTTCTCAGGAAGTGGGTTGTCGCATTTACGCAGAAGCCGCAACGCTGAAACCTGGACAAAAGCATATGAAGCGGGTAATTGCGGAAATGGGCGGTAAGAATGCAATTATCGTCGATGAAAGTGCTGATTTAGACCAAGCTGTGGTCGGGGTGGTACAGTCAGCATTTGGTTACAGTGGACAAAAGTGTTCTGCCTGTTCGCGGGTAATTGTGCTGCAACCAATTTATGATGCTTTTGTGCGGCGGTTGGTAGAAGCGACGAAATCTTTAAATATTGGTGAAGCTGAGTTACCCAGTACCCAAGTTGGGCCAGTCATTGATGCTAGAGCGCGCGATCGCATCCTAGAATATATTGAGAAAGGTAAGACAGAAGCACAAGTAGCGGTGGAATTAACAGCACCTGCACAAGGATATTATATTGGTCCAGTGATTTTTAGTGAAGTCGCACCCGATGCCACCATTGCCCAGCAAGAAATATTTGGTCCAGTGTTAGCTGTAACGAGAGTGAAGGATTTTGCTGAAGCTTTAGCAGTGGCTAATGGGACTAATTATGCTTTAACTGGGGGGCTTTATTCTAGAACACCTTCCCACATTCAGCAAGCACAGACAGATTTTGAAGTCGGAAATGTGTATATTAACCGCAATATTACAGGTGCCATTGTTGCTAGACAACCTTTTGGTGGTTACAAACTTTCTGGTGTGGGTTCTAAGGCCGGAGGGCCTGATTATCTTCTGCAATTCCTAGAACCACGGACGGTTACGGAAAATATTCAGCGTCAAGGTTTTGCACCCATTGAAGGCGCGGAATAA
- a CDS encoding DUF423 domain-containing protein: MAQIFVSIAAVLGGLSVAAGAFAAHALKEKISERSLEIFDTGARYQMYHALALLLVALLISRATSPQPMLIATGWLFIIGIAIFSGSLYALSLTGVKYLGAITPLGGVAFLVGWGTLAFAAWGLKF, from the coding sequence ATGGCACAAATATTTGTCAGTATAGCTGCGGTTTTAGGCGGTTTATCTGTAGCCGCAGGTGCTTTCGCTGCTCATGCCTTGAAAGAAAAAATTAGTGAGCGATCGCTAGAAATTTTCGATACTGGCGCACGTTATCAAATGTACCACGCTTTGGCACTTTTGCTAGTAGCTTTATTGATTAGTCGCGCAACATCGCCTCAACCGATGTTAATAGCTACTGGATGGTTATTTATCATTGGTATTGCGATTTTCTCAGGTAGTTTGTACGCCTTGAGTTTAACTGGTGTGAAATACTTGGGTGCAATTACGCCTTTGGGCGGTGTCGCTTTTCTGGTTGGTTGGGGGACTTTGGCTTTTGCGGCTTGGGGTTTGAAATTTTAA
- the bchM gene encoding magnesium protoporphyrin IX methyltransferase, translated as MNVADDKTIVREYFNSTGFDRWRRIYGDGEVNKVQLDIRTGHQQTVDTVIGWLKDDGNLPELSICDAGCGVGSLSIPLAADGAKIYASDISEKMVTEAKERALATLENSENTTFAVQDLESLSGSYHTVICLDVLIHYPQEKADEMVSHLCSLAESRVIMSFAPKTCALTILKKIGSFFPGPSKATRAYLHREADVVKILESNGFAVERQAMTKTRFYYSRLLEATRK; from the coding sequence ATGAACGTAGCTGACGATAAAACGATTGTTCGCGAGTATTTTAATTCCACAGGTTTTGACCGCTGGCGGCGAATTTACGGCGATGGTGAAGTCAACAAAGTCCAGTTAGATATCCGCACAGGACACCAGCAAACGGTAGATACAGTTATTGGCTGGCTGAAAGATGATGGTAATTTACCAGAATTATCAATCTGTGATGCTGGTTGTGGTGTAGGTAGTCTGAGCATCCCTTTGGCCGCAGATGGTGCTAAAATCTATGCCAGTGATATTTCTGAGAAAATGGTCACAGAAGCCAAGGAGAGAGCTTTAGCAACCTTGGAGAATTCCGAAAATACCACTTTCGCTGTCCAGGATTTGGAATCTTTGAGTGGTAGCTACCACACGGTTATTTGTTTAGATGTTCTGATTCACTACCCCCAAGAAAAAGCCGATGAGATGGTTTCTCACCTTTGTTCTTTGGCAGAATCAAGGGTAATTATGAGTTTTGCGCCCAAGACCTGCGCTTTAACTATACTGAAGAAAATTGGCAGTTTCTTCCCTGGACCAAGTAAAGCAACTCGCGCCTATCTTCACCGTGAAGCTGATGTGGTAAAAATCCTGGAAAGTAACGGCTTTGCGGTAGAACGCCAAGCGATGACTAAGACTCGTTTTTATTACTCGCGTTTACTGGAAGCTACGCGCAAATAA
- a CDS encoding cation:proton antiporter has translation MASNLLDSPIIQFTILLTVIFTVPPIFERLRIPGLVGLLVAGVVLGQNGLKFLDTNSETVKLLSDIGKVYLMFVAGLEIDLGQFRKTKNRSIVFGFLTFLVPLIAGIAVGRLFNFGWNASVLIGSLLASHTLLAYPIVSRLGVVMNEAVTVTVGATIFTDTGALLVLAICVGIHGGEFTVLNLVTLLGGLAIYSVIVLFGFDWAGKEFFRRSGDEQSNQFLFILLALFLASVGAQIVGVEKIVGAFLAGLAVNDVVGRSPVKEKIEFIGSVLFIPCFFVDMGLLINIPAFIQTLSSIWLTVVIVVALISSKFIAALIAKLIYRYNNAEMLTMWSLSLPQVAATLAASLVAYQTLNPAGERLISEGVLNSVIVLMLVTSIMGPLITARFAALLQMPQTDFETESLSNWWESSEGQPVENTQDIFTVAVPIYNPNTQRYLIEMAALIAQHESGRILPLAITKAHVHMDDPQLGISLEQSQQRLKLAREISQEFDVKVSTAIRIDDDIALAISRTSREQNTSLIIMGWSRTTGLRARLFGNVIDRVFWSSHCPVAVTRLVNSPKTIQRIIVPIGDLRPQTISAWRFAEMLADVNKAEVVLLHVSNSKTPSNLVEQFTIQLSEIVAKSQLQVNTKIQIIIDDDVAKSIVREAQAFDLAVLRSVRYRTTGGLAVSQVTTQVIEELTGSIVLLGEAHL, from the coding sequence ATGGCATCAAACTTACTTGACAGTCCCATTATTCAGTTTACAATTCTCCTGACAGTAATTTTTACTGTCCCCCCTATATTTGAGCGATTACGGATACCTGGATTAGTGGGTTTGCTGGTAGCAGGTGTGGTATTAGGGCAAAATGGTTTAAAGTTTTTAGACACTAACTCAGAAACTGTCAAACTGCTTTCAGATATCGGCAAAGTTTATTTAATGTTTGTTGCCGGTTTAGAAATTGATCTGGGACAGTTTCGCAAAACGAAAAATCGCTCCATCGTCTTTGGTTTTTTGACATTCTTAGTACCATTAATTGCTGGTATAGCTGTGGGGAGATTGTTCAATTTTGGCTGGAACGCTTCTGTTTTGATTGGTTCTTTATTAGCTTCCCATACTCTCTTGGCGTATCCCATCGTCAGTCGTCTGGGAGTTGTGATGAATGAAGCCGTGACAGTTACAGTAGGGGCGACAATTTTCACTGACACAGGTGCTTTGTTAGTCCTAGCAATTTGTGTAGGAATTCATGGGGGAGAATTCACAGTCCTGAATTTAGTAACTTTATTAGGTGGGTTAGCAATTTACTCTGTTATTGTCCTCTTTGGCTTCGACTGGGCTGGTAAAGAATTTTTTCGCCGTTCTGGAGATGAACAAAGTAACCAATTCTTATTTATTTTACTAGCGTTATTTCTGGCATCTGTGGGAGCGCAGATAGTTGGAGTTGAAAAAATTGTGGGGGCATTTTTAGCGGGTTTAGCAGTTAATGATGTTGTGGGACGCAGCCCAGTTAAAGAAAAAATTGAATTTATCGGCAGCGTCTTATTTATCCCTTGTTTCTTTGTCGATATGGGATTGTTAATTAATATTCCGGCATTTATCCAAACCCTCAGTTCAATTTGGCTAACAGTAGTAATTGTAGTAGCTTTAATTTCTAGTAAATTTATAGCAGCATTGATAGCGAAGTTAATTTATCGCTACAACAATGCGGAAATGCTGACAATGTGGTCGTTATCACTGCCACAGGTAGCAGCGACATTAGCAGCATCCTTGGTTGCTTATCAAACCTTAAATCCTGCTGGTGAAAGGCTAATTAGTGAAGGTGTTTTAAATAGTGTGATTGTTCTCATGCTAGTAACTTCAATTATGGGGCCATTAATTACAGCCAGATTTGCAGCTTTATTACAAATGCCCCAGACAGATTTTGAGACAGAAAGTCTTTCAAATTGGTGGGAAAGTTCTGAGGGTCAGCCAGTAGAAAATACTCAGGATATATTCACTGTAGCAGTACCAATATATAACCCCAATACTCAGCGCTACTTAATAGAAATGGCAGCATTAATAGCTCAACATGAATCTGGAAGAATTTTGCCATTAGCTATTACTAAAGCTCATGTTCACATGGATGACCCACAATTAGGGATATCACTAGAACAAAGTCAGCAAAGATTAAAATTAGCTAGAGAAATTAGTCAAGAATTTGATGTAAAAGTATCAACAGCAATTCGGATTGATGATGATATAGCTTTGGCAATTAGCCGCACCAGTCGAGAACAAAATACCAGTTTAATCATCATGGGTTGGTCTAGAACCACCGGTTTGCGCGCCCGATTGTTTGGTAATGTAATTGACCGCGTTTTCTGGTCTTCTCACTGTCCAGTAGCAGTAACTCGCCTAGTAAATAGTCCCAAGACAATCCAGAGAATTATTGTCCCAATTGGAGATTTAAGACCTCAAACTATCAGCGCTTGGCGGTTTGCTGAAATGTTAGCTGATGTCAATAAGGCTGAGGTTGTATTATTACACGTGTCTAATAGCAAAACTCCCTCTAATTTAGTAGAACAATTTACAATTCAATTGTCTGAAATTGTCGCCAAAAGTCAGTTACAGGTGAATACAAAAATCCAAATCATTATCGATGATGATGTTGCTAAGTCCATAGTTCGGGAAGCTCAAGCTTTTGATTTAGCTGTGTTACGTTCTGTCCGTTATCGTACCACAGGCGGGTTAGCCGTCAGCCAAGTCACAACTCAAGTGATTGAAGAGTTAACTGGTTCTATTGTGTTATTAGGAGAAGCACATCTTTAG
- a CDS encoding HEPN domain-containing protein: MQESFSNSAGRHLQDAQILLNAQRWDNAVYLAGYVVECSFKVLVEQYFKHDQGAVKKYGHDLTELEGRAMERLRVLYPILDNQLPALRIVGTVLGQYHPDRRYSKTGLWAEAEARNAVQRAEEIYREILPKLVLNGSISSQDI, from the coding sequence ATGCAAGAGTCATTTTCCAATTCAGCAGGCAGACATCTACAGGATGCCCAAATTCTTTTGAACGCGCAACGGTGGGACAACGCCGTTTACCTAGCAGGTTATGTTGTAGAATGTTCCTTTAAAGTACTTGTAGAGCAATACTTTAAGCATGACCAAGGTGCGGTAAAAAAATATGGACATGACCTCACTGAACTGGAGGGAAGGGCGATGGAACGCTTGCGAGTTCTCTATCCTATTTTGGATAACCAACTTCCTGCTTTACGAATAGTTGGCACTGTTCTAGGTCAATATCATCCAGATCGTAGATATTCCAAAACTGGACTTTGGGCTGAAGCTGAGGCAAGAAATGCCGTTCAACGTGCGGAAGAAATCTACCGGGAAATACTCCCTAAGTTAGTGCTAAACGGCTCAATTTCTAGCCAGGATATTTAA
- a CDS encoding KGGVGR-motif variant AAA ATPase, producing the protein MTITFGETFDKVRECFQEQSIVDTLVPKLQSVTIIRDVNGKIRIFLEPLQNILIKESETTDLNTALSTRLGNYYGHDIWLPTGEKDAYKALIDTIKNDRIPASWDDQSVKPHWYILERHISKQAWTDNKLGKPPWTYSSVAQKHKPAIVSFFSFKGGVGRSSTLVATALTLARNGHRVAIVDLDLEAPGLATIFSPDNSTNLGVIDYLLEKKIQQDYCKLRTHLITIINEQILRGDASESIQLLPAGTVDNNYLEKLARLDFQNLVDGEMQSTMQNMLRELQSEVRDLDFILMDARAGFHDIGGLAITNLSHGVVIFGTQSRQSWAGLTHVIRHLASPGVDERLPLILVHSMAPAIGMPGRETELQEFREQAYIVFQENYYSEDETVPDTNNTEEPFFPVVVPYQESLRGDIALFSHNSTPEESNRLSDLVNIMTNSPYQDIAEKLCGLFGREF; encoded by the coding sequence ATGACGATCACTTTTGGTGAAACCTTTGATAAAGTACGCGAATGCTTTCAGGAACAAAGCATTGTAGATACACTTGTACCTAAACTTCAGTCAGTCACTATTATTCGTGATGTTAATGGAAAGATTAGAATTTTTCTTGAACCATTACAAAATATTCTCATTAAAGAATCAGAAACAACTGATCTTAATACCGCTTTATCTACAAGACTGGGAAATTATTATGGGCATGACATTTGGCTGCCGACAGGAGAAAAGGATGCTTACAAAGCTTTAATTGATACTATCAAAAATGATAGAATTCCTGCGTCTTGGGATGATCAATCAGTTAAGCCTCACTGGTATATTCTTGAGCGCCACATTTCTAAACAGGCATGGACAGATAATAAACTAGGTAAACCACCTTGGACATATTCCTCAGTCGCGCAAAAACATAAGCCTGCAATCGTATCTTTTTTCTCATTTAAAGGGGGTGTTGGACGGAGCAGTACTCTTGTTGCGACTGCATTGACTTTAGCCCGTAACGGTCATCGAGTTGCCATTGTTGACCTGGATTTAGAAGCACCAGGTTTGGCTACAATTTTTTCCCCAGATAACTCCACAAATCTAGGTGTAATTGATTATTTATTGGAAAAGAAGATTCAACAAGATTATTGTAAACTACGTACTCATCTGATAACCATTATTAATGAGCAGATTTTGCGAGGTGATGCTAGTGAAAGTATACAATTACTTCCGGCTGGAACCGTAGATAACAATTATTTAGAGAAGTTAGCCCGATTGGACTTTCAGAACCTTGTGGATGGTGAAATGCAAAGTACAATGCAAAATATGTTAAGAGAATTGCAAAGCGAAGTAAGAGATTTAGATTTTATTCTGATGGATGCGCGAGCTGGTTTTCACGATATTGGTGGCTTGGCAATCACAAATCTCTCACATGGGGTAGTTATATTTGGAACTCAATCACGTCAAAGTTGGGCTGGCTTAACCCATGTTATTCGACATTTAGCAAGTCCTGGAGTTGATGAACGTTTACCGTTGATTCTTGTACATTCGATGGCTCCAGCTATAGGAATGCCAGGACGAGAAACAGAATTGCAAGAATTTCGGGAACAAGCCTACATCGTTTTTCAAGAAAACTATTACTCTGAAGATGAAACTGTCCCTGATACTAACAATACAGAAGAACCATTTTTTCCTGTCGTTGTGCCGTATCAGGAAAGTCTACGCGGAGACATAGCTCTATTTTCTCACAATTCAACTCCAGAAGAATCAAATCGACTGTCAGACCTGGTAAACATAATGACTAATTCTCCTTATCAGGATATTGCAGAAAAATTATGCGGACTTTTTGGGCGTGAATTTTAA
- a CDS encoding P-loop ATPase, Sll1717 family: protein MSEFNKQKLLELIVDIAPGWGIAEHESYNEDKFLKNFLPIADYRLVLEPNILLILGGRGVGKTELFRLLAIPLGRESLVESLGIRSLPTLSKTTWIAGFGRTRTAEKRFPTPESVERQMDKATNIEWRSFWIGLILGVLLQQEDFKFKNFLMEEIETEITQVLRDDLSRLSIWQPIVNQQLEKLNSVLDKLDQKLTETDDWLFITYDELDRLVASYTALASPIRELLALWLDRWRRWDRIRPKIFLRTDLFREDFLSFPDASKLQAHQIRLEWKHSWLYQLLVKRLANSGTEMTEYLQNIPELIIENKTGLGWTATSNEKLFEELIERMIGKYMGANAKKGITYRWIPNHLQDAGGRISPRSFLKLFALAAQSRIPHLSFIEQNTLLLQPSDLQGALMHTSDDRIRELQEEYPWLEYLKTSLENLKVPMQKEVFLDAIKSTTWTPEKRPPVTKSEEILQYLLQLGIVENRSDGRINIPEIYLYGFKVKRQGGLKRPK, encoded by the coding sequence ATGAGTGAATTTAATAAGCAAAAACTACTGGAATTAATCGTGGATATCGCCCCAGGTTGGGGTATTGCTGAACACGAAAGCTATAATGAAGATAAATTCTTAAAAAACTTTTTGCCCATAGCAGATTATCGTCTTGTTTTAGAACCAAATATATTATTAATACTAGGAGGACGTGGAGTAGGAAAAACAGAATTATTCCGTTTACTGGCAATTCCTTTAGGACGAGAATCTTTGGTTGAAAGCTTGGGAATCAGATCCTTACCTACTTTGAGCAAAACAACATGGATAGCTGGTTTTGGAAGAACTCGCACAGCAGAAAAGCGATTTCCAACGCCAGAGAGTGTTGAAAGACAAATGGATAAGGCAACAAATATTGAATGGCGTAGCTTCTGGATTGGTTTAATTTTAGGTGTGTTATTACAGCAAGAAGATTTTAAGTTTAAAAATTTTCTGATGGAAGAAATAGAGACAGAGATAACCCAAGTTCTGAGAGATGATTTATCTCGGTTATCAATTTGGCAACCTATTGTTAATCAACAGCTTGAAAAATTAAATTCTGTTTTGGATAAATTAGATCAAAAACTCACTGAAACAGATGATTGGTTATTTATAACTTATGATGAATTAGACCGATTAGTTGCTTCATATACTGCCTTAGCAAGCCCAATTCGTGAACTTTTAGCTTTGTGGCTTGATCGATGGCGACGTTGGGATAGAATACGTCCTAAAATATTTTTGCGTACTGATCTATTTCGAGAGGATTTTTTGAGTTTTCCTGATGCTTCCAAACTGCAAGCCCATCAAATTCGATTGGAATGGAAACATTCATGGCTTTACCAATTGTTGGTCAAACGACTTGCTAACTCTGGTACTGAAATGACGGAATATTTGCAAAATATCCCAGAGTTAATTATTGAAAATAAAACTGGTTTGGGCTGGACTGCAACATCAAATGAAAAATTATTTGAAGAACTAATCGAAAGGATGATTGGTAAGTATATGGGGGCTAATGCTAAAAAAGGAATTACCTATCGCTGGATTCCTAATCACCTTCAGGATGCTGGTGGTAGAATTTCGCCACGTTCTTTTCTTAAATTATTTGCCTTAGCTGCACAAAGTCGAATACCACATTTGTCTTTTATTGAACAAAATACACTACTTTTACAACCCTCTGATTTACAAGGGGCTTTAATGCATACTTCAGATGATAGAATTAGGGAATTACAGGAAGAGTATCCTTGGTTAGAATATCTCAAGACGAGCTTAGAAAATCTGAAAGTTCCTATGCAAAAAGAAGTATTTTTAGATGCTATAAAATCTACTACGTGGACTCCTGAAAAACGACCACCTGTAACTAAGTCTGAAGAAATTTTGCAATATTTACTTCAACTTGGAATTGTAGAAAATCGTTCTGATGGACGTATTAATATCCCCGAAATCTATTTGTATGGATTTAAAGTTAAACGCCAAGGTGGGCTGAAACGTCCCAAGTAG
- the nagA gene encoding N-acetylglucosamine-6-phosphate deacetylase, producing the protein MTQATQKPLCIINARVPDYQDLQRISVNHEGLIEKISPMSTVVTGCESLLDVGGDWISLGGVDLQINGALGLAFPDLKAENADILPKISQFLWDAGVDGFLPTLVTTSVENIQRSLAIIADILPTQKVGAKILGVHLEGPFLNYQKRGAHPAEYLLPLTIDQVKRVLGDYAHIVKVITLAPELDTTGEVIPYLRSLGIIVSLGHSQATAAQAKAAFNQGATMVTHAFNAMPPLHHREPGLLGAAIIDSDVMCGFIADGEHVTPTMLQILLRASHQAQGLFLVSDALAPLGLPDGVYPWDSRQIEVKNGTARLADGTLSGTTLPLLVGVQNLVKWGVCDLESAIALATNAPRQAINLPGIISSPTANLLRWHKDESTKQLIWQRLFS; encoded by the coding sequence ATGACTCAAGCAACACAAAAGCCCTTATGTATTATTAATGCACGAGTACCTGATTATCAAGATTTACAAAGAATTTCAGTTAACCATGAAGGGCTAATTGAGAAAATTTCGCCCATGAGTACTGTAGTTACAGGCTGTGAGTCTTTACTAGATGTTGGTGGTGATTGGATTTCTTTGGGCGGTGTTGATTTACAGATTAACGGGGCTTTAGGATTGGCGTTTCCAGATTTAAAGGCTGAAAATGCTGATATTCTGCCCAAAATATCGCAATTTCTCTGGGATGCTGGGGTGGATGGATTTTTACCAACTTTAGTTACCACCTCAGTAGAAAATATACAGCGATCGCTTGCCATCATAGCTGATATTCTCCCCACTCAAAAAGTAGGTGCAAAGATTCTGGGGGTACATCTAGAAGGACCATTTTTAAACTACCAAAAGCGCGGCGCACACCCAGCCGAGTATTTATTACCTCTGACAATTGATCAAGTCAAAAGAGTTTTGGGCGATTATGCCCATATTGTAAAAGTAATTACCTTAGCCCCAGAATTAGACACCACCGGGGAAGTAATCCCATATTTGCGTTCTTTAGGCATAATTGTCAGTTTAGGGCATTCCCAGGCGACAGCAGCCCAAGCAAAAGCGGCTTTTAACCAGGGGGCAACAATGGTAACTCATGCTTTCAACGCCATGCCACCATTGCATCACCGTGAACCGGGACTATTAGGTGCAGCAATTATTGATTCTGATGTCATGTGTGGTTTTATTGCCGACGGTGAACACGTTACGCCCACTATGCTGCAAATTCTCCTCCGCGCCAGCCACCAAGCACAAGGGCTATTTTTGGTAAGTGATGCCCTCGCACCCCTGGGGCTACCCGATGGCGTATATCCTTGGGATAGTCGGCAGATTGAAGTGAAAAACGGTACAGCCAGATTAGCAGATGGGACTTTATCAGGGACAACTTTACCCTTATTGGTAGGAGTGCAAAATTTGGTGAAGTGGGGAGTGTGTGATCTAGAAAGTGCGATCGCCTTGGCTACCAATGCACCGAGACAAGCGATAAATTTACCCGGCATTATTTCTAGTCCAACCGCCAATTTGTTACGCTGGCATAAAGATGAAAGCACCAAACAATTAATTTGGCAAAGATTATTTAGCTGA